A window of the Streptomyces formicae genome harbors these coding sequences:
- a CDS encoding STAS domain-containing protein — protein sequence MDSPREPIVLELIGRISPADVPLLCARLRQQAVTADGAETEADTESDAESDAESDTGGDTESDTGTGIDPDAGTDAAGEVICDAGGLTVADLTAVNAIARLRLTARRLGRCLRLRNAAPELLALLDFVGLGGDDPDRPAVLTPPG from the coding sequence GTGGACAGCCCCCGGGAGCCGATCGTTCTGGAGCTCATCGGCCGGATCAGCCCGGCCGATGTGCCGCTGCTGTGCGCACGGTTGCGGCAACAGGCGGTCACCGCCGACGGCGCCGAGACGGAAGCCGACACCGAAAGCGACGCCGAGAGTGACGCCGAGAGTGACACAGGAGGCGACACCGAATCCGACACGGGAACCGGCATCGATCCCGACGCCGGAACCGATGCTGCCGGTGAGGTCATCTGCGACGCTGGCGGGCTCACGGTCGCCGACCTCACCGCCGTCAACGCCATCGCCCGGCTGCGGCTCACGGCCCGCCGGCTCGGGCGGTGTCTGCGGCTGAGGAACGCGGCACCCGAACTCCTCGCCCTGCTCGACTTCGTCGGGCTCGGCGGCGACGACCCGGACCGGCCCGCCGTGCTCACTCCTCCGGGCTGA
- a CDS encoding sigma-70 family RNA polymerase sigma factor, with amino-acid sequence MSDLATTQDLDSRLEQYRTELTGYCYRMLGSAFEAEDAVQDTLVRAWKSFEKFEGRSSLRSWLYRIATNVCLDMLSAGNRRARPMDLTAATPVAQAQLTARPEITWLEPVPDGRVLPSVADPADRTVERETIRLAFVAALQHLPPKQRAVLILREVLAWKAAEVAELLGTSVASVNSALQRARATLAESAPAESDPADPLDEEQQKLLERYVTAFEGYDMKALTALLHEDATMSMPPYDLWLRGHDDIVGWMLGVGEVCRGSKLLPAVANGSPAFAHYHPSQDGEGYEPWALIVLEISGGRVGAMDFFLDTKRWFPLFDLPGRLDREGRAVEVSPEE; translated from the coding sequence ATGAGTGATCTGGCAACGACGCAGGACCTCGATTCCCGGCTGGAGCAGTACCGCACGGAGCTGACCGGCTACTGCTACCGCATGCTGGGCTCCGCCTTCGAGGCGGAGGACGCCGTCCAGGACACGCTGGTGCGTGCCTGGAAGAGCTTCGAGAAGTTCGAGGGGAGGTCGTCCCTGCGCTCGTGGCTGTACCGCATCGCGACGAACGTCTGCCTGGACATGCTCAGCGCGGGCAACCGCCGGGCCCGTCCGATGGATCTGACCGCCGCGACACCGGTCGCGCAGGCGCAGCTCACCGCCCGTCCGGAGATCACCTGGCTGGAGCCGGTGCCGGACGGGCGGGTGCTGCCGTCGGTGGCCGATCCGGCCGACCGGACGGTGGAGCGGGAGACGATCCGGCTGGCGTTCGTCGCGGCGCTTCAGCACCTGCCGCCCAAGCAGCGGGCGGTGCTGATCCTGCGCGAGGTGCTGGCCTGGAAGGCCGCCGAGGTCGCCGAGCTGCTGGGCACCTCGGTCGCCTCGGTCAACAGCGCCTTGCAGCGCGCCCGCGCCACGCTCGCGGAGTCCGCGCCGGCCGAGTCGGATCCGGCCGACCCGCTCGACGAGGAGCAGCAGAAGCTGCTGGAGCGCTATGTCACGGCCTTCGAGGGGTACGACATGAAGGCGCTGACCGCGCTGCTCCACGAGGACGCGACGATGTCCATGCCGCCGTACGACCTGTGGCTGCGCGGCCACGACGACATCGTGGGCTGGATGCTCGGCGTCGGCGAGGTCTGCCGGGGTTCGAAGCTGCTGCCCGCCGTGGCGAACGGATCACCGGCCTTCGCGCACTACCACCCGAGCCAGGACGGCGAGGGGTACGAGCCGTGGGCGCTCATCGTGCTGGAGATCTCGGGCGGCCGGGTCGGCGCGATGGACTTCTTCCTGGACACCAAGCGCTGGTTCCCGCTGTTCGATCTGCCGGGGCGGCTCGACCGGGAGGGGCGCGCGGTGGAGGTCAGCCCGGAGGAGTGA
- a CDS encoding transposase, which produces MGAMRELAAPFVVSGPTGVAIRDRLRVSEADATVLGQVGAFLGSLAAGDLADRSRQGLAHDATAWAERKRKLTGRSSARWAGSITKHVNEQWALARRGQAAYVVWLRGQIAQIGVRLARPLGAKANKREGLPKGYGSRAEWHAKSRRLHALKDRLAGVEADRTVGRVRVVRGGRRLVTTRHHLQEAGLDDRAWRARWETARLFLAADGESGKRFGNETVRITDTGQISLKLPAALAHLANAPHGRYELDAKVAFQHRGGEWRDRIVVNQAVAYRFHHDPIRGRWYVTASWQRAPVPALPLQVALARGTVGVDMNDDHLAAWRLDRHGNPVGEPQRFFYDLSGSAANRDAQIRHALTRLLHFARRCGVAAIAIEDLDFADGKSREKHGRNKRFRRLISCFPTAKFTSRLVSMAAEQQIAIVAVDPAYTSRWGAQHWQKPLAAPHRETTRHDAASIAVGRRAQGFPIRRRTTPPPPHQSDAVGHRTVQARPAARGREGTRPHPPGPHTRCASPGVERTRATSWPNTVRGTAAEQQSWQQDLLPLSAEERWTR; this is translated from the coding sequence GTGGGTGCGATGCGGGAGCTGGCGGCACCCTTCGTGGTGTCGGGGCCCACGGGTGTCGCCATTCGTGATCGGCTGCGGGTGTCGGAGGCGGACGCGACGGTACTGGGGCAAGTCGGTGCATTCCTTGGTTCGCTGGCGGCCGGTGATCTCGCGGACCGCTCCCGGCAGGGTCTGGCGCACGATGCCACCGCATGGGCGGAGCGCAAGCGGAAGCTGACCGGACGATCGTCGGCGCGCTGGGCGGGCAGCATCACCAAACACGTCAACGAGCAGTGGGCGCTGGCCCGGCGCGGACAGGCCGCCTATGTCGTCTGGCTGCGCGGGCAGATCGCGCAGATCGGGGTCCGGCTGGCCCGCCCGCTGGGTGCCAAGGCCAATAAGCGTGAAGGGTTGCCGAAAGGCTACGGCTCTCGTGCGGAGTGGCATGCCAAGTCCCGCCGCTTGCATGCCTTGAAAGACCGGCTGGCCGGGGTGGAAGCGGACCGGACTGTGGGCCGGGTGCGTGTAGTGCGCGGCGGCCGTCGTCTCGTCACCACCCGTCACCACCTGCAGGAGGCCGGGCTGGATGACCGGGCGTGGCGGGCGCGGTGGGAGACGGCCAGGCTGTTCCTGGCCGCCGACGGCGAGTCCGGCAAACGGTTCGGCAACGAGACCGTCCGCATCACCGACACCGGGCAGATCTCACTCAAGCTCCCCGCCGCGCTCGCCCACCTGGCCAACGCGCCACACGGCCGCTATGAGCTGGACGCGAAGGTGGCCTTCCAGCACCGGGGTGGGGAGTGGCGGGACCGGATCGTGGTGAACCAGGCAGTGGCCTACCGATTCCACCACGACCCCATACGGGGCCGCTGGTATGTGACCGCCTCCTGGCAGCGCGCACCCGTCCCCGCCCTGCCGCTCCAGGTGGCTCTCGCGCGGGGCACGGTCGGGGTAGATATGAACGACGACCATCTCGCCGCCTGGCGCCTCGACCGGCACGGCAACCCGGTCGGGGAGCCGCAGCGCTTCTTCTACGACCTATCGGGCAGCGCCGCCAACCGGGATGCGCAGATCCGGCACGCGCTGACCCGGCTGCTGCACTTCGCGCGCCGTTGCGGCGTGGCCGCGATCGCCATTGAGGACCTCGACTTCGCGGACGGCAAGAGCCGGGAGAAGCATGGCCGCAACAAGCGGTTCCGCCGCCTGATCTCCTGTTTCCCGACCGCGAAGTTCACATCGCGGCTGGTGTCGATGGCCGCCGAGCAGCAGATTGCGATCGTCGCGGTCGACCCGGCCTACACCAGCCGGTGGGGTGCCCAGCACTGGCAGAAACCACTGGCCGCCCCGCACCGAGAGACGACCCGGCACGATGCAGCGAGCATCGCAGTCGGGCGACGCGCCCAGGGGTTTCCGATCAGGCGACGGACGACACCGCCCCCACCGCACCAGAGCGATGCGGTGGGGCATCGGACCGTCCAGGCCCGACCGGCCGCCCGAGGGCGTGAGGGAACCCGCCCCCACCCGCCCGGACCGCACACCAGATGCGCGTCGCCGGGGGTGGAGCGAACGCGGGCAACCAGCTGGCCCAACACCGTTCGGGGCACGGCCGCTGAGCAGCAGTCCTGGCAACAGGATCTACTCCCGCTCAGTGCTGAGGAACGGTGGACCCGATGA